The following are encoded together in the Juglans microcarpa x Juglans regia isolate MS1-56 chromosome 2D, Jm3101_v1.0, whole genome shotgun sequence genome:
- the LOC121250639 gene encoding probable gamma-secretase subunit PEN-2, translating into MSITYIHLTEIYHSQHIPSNSVIQKLPRSFGADGMKPDLQMRESDVVRSAVGFAVFTTILSSWALTFAIGGDRLFGPVWDQLVMYNLAERLGLTGWS; encoded by the exons ATGTCTATTACCTACATCCATCTAACTGAAATATACCATTCACAACACATTCCAAGCAACTCAGTTATACAAAAATTGCCAAGGTCCTTTGGAGCAGATGGCATGAAgcctgatcttcaaatgagagAATCAG ATGTTGTCAGATCAGCAGTTGGGTTCGCTGTATTCACAACTATTCTTTCGTCATGGGCCCTTACTTTTGCAATTGGAGGGGATCGTCTCTTCGGACCTGTTTGGGATCAACTTGTAATGTACAATCTCGCTGAGAGATTAGGCTTGACTGGTTGGAGCTAG
- the LOC121250635 gene encoding GDP-mannose transporter GONST1 isoform X1 translates to MMGFEVLPLGSRSLSAMNTFENKDNDLETGKLIKDGEKTARSNKVLKIPNQALLSGFAYCISSCSMILINKFVLSSYDFNAGISLMLYQNLISVIIVSILSFLGIISTEPLTWRLVKVWFPVNVIFVGMLITSMFSLKYINVAMVTVLKNVTNVITALGEMYLFSKHHDSRVWAALFLMIISAISGGITDLSFHAVGYAWQIINCFLTASYSLTLRRLMDTAKQVTKSGNLNEFSMVLLNNTLSLPLGILLIFIFNEVDYLTRTPLLRLPTFWFVMTLSGVLGLAISFTSMWFLHQTGATTYSLVGSLNKIPLSIAGILIFKVPTSLENSASIFFGLIAGVIFARAKMRERSQT, encoded by the exons ATGATGGGTTTTGAGGTCTTGCCTTTGGGTTCAAG GTCATTATCTGCAATGaatacttttgaaaacaaggaTAATGACTTGGAAACTGGTAAGTTAATCAAAGATGGAGAAAAGACAGCACGAAGTAACAAAGTACTTAAGATACCTAATCAAGCCTTATTGTCTGGCTTTGCATATTGCATTTCGTCATGCAGCATGATACTTATCAACAAGTTTGTGCTTTCCAGCTATGATTTTAATGCCGGGATATCTTTGATGCTTTACCAG AATCTTATTTCAGTGATTATTGTGTCTATATTGAGTTTTCTGGGCATAATATCAACAGAACCACTAACATGGAGATTGGTTAAGGTTTGGTTTCCTGTGAATGTTATTTTCGTCGGGATGCTCATTACCAGCATGTTTAG CTTGAAATACATTAATGTTGCAATGGTCACCGTCCTGAAGAATGTTACTAACGTGATAACTGCTCTTGGAGAAATGTATTTATTCAGTAAGCATCATGACAGCAGAGTGTGGGCTGCTCTGTTCCTAATG ATAATTTCAGCCATTTCCGGAGGGATTACTGATCTATCTTTTCATGCCGTTGGCTACGCATGGCAGATTATTAACTGCTTCTTAACTGCATCATATTCT CTGACTCTACGTAGGCTCATGGATACAGCAAAGCAAGTTACCAAATCTGGAAATCTGAATGAGTTTTCAATGGTCTTGCTTAATAACACCCTATCATTGCCATTAGGgattcttctaatttttattttcaatgagGTGGATTACCTCACCAGAAC GCCACTATTGAGGTTGCCAACCTTCTGGTTTGTAATGACATTAAGTGGAGTTTTGGGACTAGCAATCAGCTTCACTTCTATGTGGTTTCTTCATCAAACTGGGGCTACAACGTACAG CCTTGTGGGGTCGTTGAATAAGATCCCTCTGTCCATTGCTGGCATCCTTATATTCAAAGTTCCTACCAGCTTAGAAAACTCGGCAAGCATATTCTTCG GTCTCATAGCTGGAGTAATTTTTGCAAGGGCCAAAATGCGGGAAAGATCTCAAACCTGA
- the LOC121250635 gene encoding GDP-mannose transporter GONST1 isoform X2, whose amino-acid sequence MNTFENKDNDLETGKLIKDGEKTARSNKVLKIPNQALLSGFAYCISSCSMILINKFVLSSYDFNAGISLMLYQNLISVIIVSILSFLGIISTEPLTWRLVKVWFPVNVIFVGMLITSMFSLKYINVAMVTVLKNVTNVITALGEMYLFSKHHDSRVWAALFLMIISAISGGITDLSFHAVGYAWQIINCFLTASYSLTLRRLMDTAKQVTKSGNLNEFSMVLLNNTLSLPLGILLIFIFNEVDYLTRTPLLRLPTFWFVMTLSGVLGLAISFTSMWFLHQTGATTYSLVGSLNKIPLSIAGILIFKVPTSLENSASIFFGLIAGVIFARAKMRERSQT is encoded by the exons ATGaatacttttgaaaacaaggaTAATGACTTGGAAACTGGTAAGTTAATCAAAGATGGAGAAAAGACAGCACGAAGTAACAAAGTACTTAAGATACCTAATCAAGCCTTATTGTCTGGCTTTGCATATTGCATTTCGTCATGCAGCATGATACTTATCAACAAGTTTGTGCTTTCCAGCTATGATTTTAATGCCGGGATATCTTTGATGCTTTACCAG AATCTTATTTCAGTGATTATTGTGTCTATATTGAGTTTTCTGGGCATAATATCAACAGAACCACTAACATGGAGATTGGTTAAGGTTTGGTTTCCTGTGAATGTTATTTTCGTCGGGATGCTCATTACCAGCATGTTTAG CTTGAAATACATTAATGTTGCAATGGTCACCGTCCTGAAGAATGTTACTAACGTGATAACTGCTCTTGGAGAAATGTATTTATTCAGTAAGCATCATGACAGCAGAGTGTGGGCTGCTCTGTTCCTAATG ATAATTTCAGCCATTTCCGGAGGGATTACTGATCTATCTTTTCATGCCGTTGGCTACGCATGGCAGATTATTAACTGCTTCTTAACTGCATCATATTCT CTGACTCTACGTAGGCTCATGGATACAGCAAAGCAAGTTACCAAATCTGGAAATCTGAATGAGTTTTCAATGGTCTTGCTTAATAACACCCTATCATTGCCATTAGGgattcttctaatttttattttcaatgagGTGGATTACCTCACCAGAAC GCCACTATTGAGGTTGCCAACCTTCTGGTTTGTAATGACATTAAGTGGAGTTTTGGGACTAGCAATCAGCTTCACTTCTATGTGGTTTCTTCATCAAACTGGGGCTACAACGTACAG CCTTGTGGGGTCGTTGAATAAGATCCCTCTGTCCATTGCTGGCATCCTTATATTCAAAGTTCCTACCAGCTTAGAAAACTCGGCAAGCATATTCTTCG GTCTCATAGCTGGAGTAATTTTTGCAAGGGCCAAAATGCGGGAAAGATCTCAAACCTGA